The proteins below come from a single Chryseobacterium capnotolerans genomic window:
- a CDS encoding STM3941 family protein: MKEHHFYSSKIKSIILLIISSVFTIGLSQINFENESLFVIVILSLGITLFSFGILYSILLLVRTEPLLTVTDKQIIVYNVLRKPTFIRFDDVALFFISDVRHYGIKTSEYIYVIMKKPKENENVIDKVALTVFPHLKGIRYSIQTDILNVKAKVLLELLNSRIRPYNL, translated from the coding sequence ATGAAAGAGCATCATTTTTATTCCAGTAAAATTAAAAGCATTATTCTGCTGATTATTTCATCTGTTTTTACGATAGGCCTTTCTCAAATTAACTTCGAAAATGAAAGTCTCTTTGTAATCGTGATACTTTCTCTTGGGATTACTCTTTTCTCATTTGGAATATTGTACTCAATACTGCTGTTGGTACGAACAGAACCCTTATTGACAGTAACTGATAAGCAGATTATTGTTTATAATGTATTAAGAAAGCCTACGTTTATCCGTTTTGACGATGTAGCCTTGTTTTTTATATCGGATGTTCGGCATTATGGGATTAAGACTTCAGAATATATTTATGTGATCATGAAGAAGCCTAAAGAAAATGAGAATGTCATAGATAAGGTGGCTTTAACAGTATTTCCTCATTTAAAAGGAATCCGTTATAGTATTCAGACTGATATTTTGAATGTAAAAGCAAAGGTTCTACTGGAGCTGTTGAATAGCAGAATAAGACCTTATAATTTGTAG
- a CDS encoding ATP-binding protein — protein MKLKTKLTLGVGLLFLLIVLLSVIGSVYINKLKSDTEKILTANYNSLEFSKNMLLALDHISTDSVVAIADFKKNNKLQEKNLTEFGEKEATQNLNLHFNSYLKEPTTNKEKLIREDLAKIMSLNMKGIERKSDIAIITAENATFWIVSLGTVCFLIAFILLFNLPQTIAEPINQLTFSIRQIADKNYNERVHFKGSEEFNSLADSFNVMAEKLQEYESSSLSKQLMEKKRIETLVNNMHDAVIGLDENHFIYMINDEALKITNLHKEDIIGKTAHEVAINNDLMRELLKNIDHPVKDPIKIVRDNKENYFEQDIVPINIVKTGEKEKKYIGKVILLRNITPFKELDFAKTNFIATISHELKTPISAIKMGVQLLGNQKFGELNEQQQELLKSINEDGQRLLDITGELLNLSQVESGNIRLTVEKCSPKEIVQTAVKNVEKLAEQKNISIHAEYQLEDTDFVTADFDKTVWVMNNFLTNAVKHSFQDEEIKVLVQRIEDFIQFNIIDTGSGIDEKYHRQIFDRYFQVPGEHQNGTGLGLAISKNFIEKQNGEIGVSSALNNGSTFYFRLPIA, from the coding sequence ATGAAACTTAAAACAAAACTTACCCTAGGCGTTGGCCTTTTATTTTTACTGATCGTCCTGCTTTCAGTCATAGGTTCTGTATATATTAATAAACTGAAATCTGACACAGAAAAGATTCTTACAGCCAATTATAACAGCCTTGAATTTTCTAAAAACATGCTTCTGGCCCTGGATCATATCAGTACAGACAGTGTAGTGGCTATAGCCGATTTTAAGAAGAACAATAAATTGCAGGAAAAAAACCTTACCGAATTTGGGGAAAAGGAAGCTACTCAGAACCTGAACCTTCATTTCAACAGTTATTTAAAAGAACCTACAACCAATAAAGAGAAGCTGATCCGGGAAGATCTGGCCAAAATCATGTCTTTGAATATGAAAGGGATTGAGCGTAAAAGTGACATCGCTATTATTACAGCTGAAAATGCTACTTTTTGGATTGTCAGCCTGGGAACGGTTTGTTTTCTGATTGCTTTTATTCTGTTGTTCAATCTGCCTCAAACCATTGCAGAGCCTATCAATCAGCTAACATTCAGTATCAGACAGATTGCTGATAAAAACTATAATGAAAGAGTTCATTTTAAAGGAAGTGAGGAATTCAACAGCCTTGCAGACTCCTTTAATGTGATGGCAGAAAAGCTTCAGGAATATGAGAGCAGCAGTCTCTCTAAACAGCTGATGGAGAAAAAAAGGATCGAAACCCTGGTGAATAATATGCATGATGCTGTGATTGGTTTAGATGAGAATCATTTTATCTACATGATTAATGATGAAGCTTTAAAAATCACGAATCTCCATAAAGAAGATATTATCGGAAAAACGGCTCATGAAGTAGCTATTAATAACGATCTGATGCGCGAGCTGCTGAAAAATATTGATCATCCGGTAAAAGATCCCATCAAGATTGTTAGAGATAATAAGGAAAATTATTTTGAACAGGATATTGTCCCTATTAATATTGTTAAAACAGGGGAGAAGGAAAAGAAATATATCGGGAAAGTAATTTTACTGAGAAATATTACCCCTTTCAAAGAGTTAGATTTTGCTAAGACCAATTTCATCGCAACCATTTCCCATGAGCTGAAAACTCCGATTTCTGCTATAAAAATGGGTGTACAGTTACTAGGAAACCAAAAATTCGGTGAGTTGAATGAACAGCAGCAGGAATTATTGAAGAGTATCAATGAAGATGGACAGCGGTTGTTGGATATTACTGGTGAACTCCTTAATCTTTCGCAAGTAGAATCCGGAAATATCAGATTAACCGTTGAAAAATGCTCGCCTAAGGAAATTGTACAAACCGCTGTGAAAAATGTTGAAAAACTGGCAGAGCAGAAGAATATTTCAATCCATGCAGAATATCAGTTAGAAGATACAGATTTTGTAACCGCTGATTTTGACAAAACCGTGTGGGTAATGAATAATTTTCTCACCAATGCAGTAAAACATTCTTTCCAGGATGAAGAAATTAAAGTTCTTGTACAAAGGATAGAGGATTTTATCCAGTTTAATATTATTGACACAGGAAGTGGAATTGATGAAAAGTATCACCGTCAGATCTTTGACCGCTATTTTCAGGTTCCGGGAGAACATCAGAACGGAACAGGTCTTGGATTGGCTATTTCTAAGAATTTTATTGAAAAACAGAACGGTGAGATTGGAGTAAGCAGTGCTCTGAATAACGGAAGTACATTTTATTTCAGACTTCCCATTGCTTAA
- a CDS encoding histidine kinase encodes MSSAKHFLELIQKSRKGKFKIYIGMSAGVGKTFRMLQEAHALLRNGIDVKIGYIETHDREETVALVDGIPEIGRKSVFYKGKNLEEMDLQAIINEHPEVVLVDELAHTNVEGSKNKKRWQDVLEILDNGINVISAMNIQHIESLNEEVKKITGVEVAERVPDKILALADEVVNIDLTADELLTRLKEGKIYKKEKIQTALSNFFQSGHILQLRELALKEVATHVERKVETEIKTENFKPIKFLACISSNEKIAKTIIRKTARLASYYNSPWTVLYIQKPSENPEKIALDKQRYLINNFNLAQELGAKVVRIKESSVHNGILEYVIAHNITTVCIGKPHAKLWQRLFGYSWIYTLMNRLNERQVDIIILS; translated from the coding sequence ATGTCATCAGCAAAACATTTTTTAGAACTCATCCAAAAGTCCCGAAAAGGGAAGTTTAAAATTTATATAGGGATGAGTGCGGGTGTTGGGAAGACCTTCCGAATGCTGCAGGAGGCCCATGCTCTCTTACGAAACGGCATTGATGTAAAGATTGGCTATATAGAAACCCATGACCGTGAAGAAACGGTAGCTTTGGTAGACGGAATTCCGGAAATTGGAAGAAAATCAGTCTTTTATAAAGGTAAGAACCTGGAGGAAATGGACCTCCAGGCTATTATCAATGAACATCCGGAGGTGGTTCTTGTAGATGAGCTGGCTCATACCAATGTGGAAGGTTCTAAAAATAAAAAAAGATGGCAGGATGTGCTGGAGATTCTGGATAACGGGATTAATGTCATCAGTGCCATGAATATTCAGCATATTGAAAGCCTTAATGAAGAAGTAAAGAAAATAACAGGCGTTGAAGTGGCTGAGCGTGTACCGGATAAAATCTTAGCTTTAGCTGATGAAGTCGTGAATATCGACCTTACAGCCGATGAACTGCTTACCCGTTTGAAAGAAGGGAAAATCTATAAAAAAGAGAAAATTCAGACCGCCCTCAGTAACTTTTTCCAGAGCGGACATATTCTTCAACTTCGTGAGCTTGCATTGAAAGAAGTAGCAACACACGTAGAAAGGAAAGTAGAAACTGAAATTAAAACTGAGAATTTCAAACCCATCAAATTCCTGGCCTGTATCAGCAGCAATGAGAAGATTGCGAAAACGATCATCAGGAAAACGGCTAGGCTGGCAAGTTACTATAATAGCCCGTGGACGGTTCTCTATATTCAGAAACCTTCTGAGAACCCCGAAAAAATAGCCCTGGACAAGCAGCGGTATTTGATTAATAATTTTAATTTAGCACAAGAATTGGGAGCCAAGGTTGTAAGAATCAAAGAAAGCAGTGTTCATAACGGAATCCTTGAATATGTAATTGCCCATAACATTACCACAGTATGCATCGGGAAACCCCATGCAAAACTCTGGCAGCGTCTGTTCGGGTACAGCTGGATCTACACTTTAATGAACAGGCTGAATGAAAGACAGGTAGATATTATTATTTTATCGTAA
- a CDS encoding porin: MKKYTIIGLLLGVFFSKAQTSDSLKTEPKVTFSAYAELFYTYDFNEPGNHLRQNFLYSYNRHNEVNLNLGLIKANYQSDHIRANLALMGGTYAQDNMAAEQEALRYINEANVGIKISKNKNLWIDAGIMPSHIGWESAIGKDNINLTRSFAAENSPYFETGAKISYTSDNGKWFVSGLVLNGWQRIAKVKGNQSISFGHQVTYKPNDKITLNSSSFIGNDKAKDEKRMRYFHDLYGSFQLTDQFSALLGFDIGAEQKIKGSEQYNIWYSPNVQAKYQVNDKWALAGRLEYYNDKNGVIISTGTPNGFQTFGYSLNVDYAVFKNVVFRTEARGFTSKDAIFAKNDDFRKGNFFVTTSLAVWF, encoded by the coding sequence GTGAAAAAATATACTATTATAGGATTGCTATTGGGCGTTTTCTTCTCAAAAGCACAAACATCAGATTCATTAAAAACAGAACCTAAAGTTACATTTTCGGCTTATGCGGAACTCTTTTATACTTATGATTTTAATGAGCCGGGAAATCATCTTCGCCAGAATTTTTTATACTCGTACAACAGACATAATGAGGTAAACCTCAACTTGGGGCTTATAAAGGCTAATTATCAAAGTGATCATATCCGGGCGAACCTTGCATTAATGGGCGGAACTTATGCTCAGGATAATATGGCTGCGGAGCAGGAAGCTTTACGATATATCAACGAAGCAAATGTAGGAATTAAAATATCCAAAAATAAAAACCTATGGATTGATGCTGGAATCATGCCTTCTCATATCGGTTGGGAAAGTGCTATAGGAAAAGATAATATTAATCTGACGAGAAGTTTTGCTGCTGAAAATTCGCCTTATTTTGAAACCGGAGCTAAAATCTCTTATACTTCAGACAATGGGAAATGGTTTGTAAGCGGATTAGTATTAAATGGCTGGCAGCGTATTGCCAAAGTAAAAGGAAACCAAAGTATTTCTTTTGGACATCAGGTAACATACAAACCGAATGATAAAATAACTTTGAACAGCAGTTCATTTATTGGGAATGATAAAGCGAAAGATGAGAAAAGAATGCGTTATTTCCATGATTTGTATGGAAGTTTTCAGTTAACAGATCAATTTTCGGCTTTATTAGGATTTGATATCGGTGCTGAGCAGAAGATCAAAGGAAGTGAACAGTATAATATCTGGTACAGCCCGAACGTACAGGCAAAATATCAGGTTAACGATAAATGGGCGCTGGCAGGAAGATTGGAATATTATAACGATAAAAACGGAGTGATTATCAGTACAGGAACGCCTAATGGTTTTCAAACCTTCGGATATTCACTGAATGTAGATTATGCTGTATTTAAAAATGTTGTTTTCCGTACAGAAGCAAGAGGGTTTACTTCTAAGGATGCCATCTTTGCGAAAAATGATGATTTCAGAAAGGGAAATTTCTTCGTTACAACAAGTTTAGCGGTGTGGTTTTAA
- the kdpC gene encoding K(+)-transporting ATPase subunit C, which yields MKNHIVSAFRLSLVMAAIVGIYLIVVYAGSKVLPTQGNAEIINYKGQKFYANVGQEFKSEKYFHGRPSSVNYNAAGSGGSNKGPSNDEYLETVQKRIDTLKLQNPEMGSAKVPVELVTASGSGLDPDISEEGALYQAKRISKVRNLSVEKINALIKDQTQKPFLGLFGPSKINVLKLNIALDQLK from the coding sequence ATGAAAAATCATATTGTTTCAGCATTCAGATTAAGCCTTGTTATGGCAGCCATTGTAGGAATTTATCTGATTGTTGTATATGCCGGATCAAAAGTATTGCCTACCCAGGGAAATGCAGAGATCATTAATTATAAAGGACAGAAATTCTACGCCAATGTAGGGCAGGAATTTAAATCTGAAAAATATTTCCATGGCCGTCCATCTTCTGTAAATTATAATGCTGCAGGAAGCGGAGGTAGCAATAAAGGTCCAAGCAATGATGAATATCTGGAAACCGTACAGAAGAGAATAGATACTTTGAAATTGCAAAATCCTGAAATGGGAAGTGCTAAAGTACCGGTAGAACTGGTTACGGCTAGTGGAAGTGGTTTGGATCCAGATATTTCAGAAGAGGGAGCTTTATATCAGGCCAAAAGAATTTCCAAAGTGAGAAACCTTTCTGTAGAGAAGATTAATGCCTTAATTAAAGATCAGACTCAGAAACCGTTTTTAGGGCTTTTCGGACCTTCAAAAATTAATGTTTTAAAGCTTAATATCGCTTTAGACCAATTAAAATAA
- the kdpB gene encoding potassium-transporting ATPase subunit KdpB: MKNQSQTLFQRDLVNEAIKQSFVKLNPKIMFKNPVMFLVEIGTVVMFIVSMFSLTGDKTQGSFSYNFLVFIILFFTVLFANFAEAIAEARGKAQADTLRKTREETPAKLVVDNKPGFQVETALKMSAEMKLGDIFLCEAGDQIPMDGEIIEGLATIDESAITGESAPVIREAGGDKSSVTGGTKVLSDRIKVKVTTKPGESFLDKMIALVEGASRQKTPNEIALTILLAGFTLTFIIVTLTLKPFADYAQTPITIAAFISLFVCLIPTTIGGLLSAIGIAGMDRALRANVITKSGKAVETAGDIDVLLLDKTGTITIGNRKATQFHPTNGIKIEDFIKASALSSVADETPEGKSIIELSALKSEDLLVPNPTYIDFTAETRTSGIDFEETRIRKGAYDTIKKLTEKAGNLFPQETQDAVTKISENGGTPLVVSVNEKVWGVIELQDIIKTGIQERFQRLRKMGVKTVMVTGDNPLTAKFIAEKAGVDDFIAEAKPEDKMNYIKKEQQEGKLVAMMGDGTNDAPALAQADVGVAMNSGTQAAKEAGNMVDLDNDPTKLIEIVEIGKQLLMTRGTLTTFSIANDVAKYFAIIPALFITFIPSLQKLNIMNLHSPETAILSAVIFNAVIIPFLIPLALKGVAYKPIGASALLRRNLLIYGLGGVIVPFIGIKIIDVLISLFY, translated from the coding sequence ATGAAAAATCAATCACAAACATTGTTTCAAAGAGATTTGGTAAACGAAGCGATTAAACAGTCTTTCGTAAAGCTAAATCCGAAAATTATGTTTAAAAATCCAGTGATGTTCCTGGTGGAGATCGGAACAGTGGTCATGTTTATTGTAAGCATGTTCAGCTTAACTGGTGATAAAACCCAGGGAAGTTTCTCGTATAATTTCTTAGTATTCATTATCTTATTTTTTACGGTCCTATTTGCCAACTTTGCTGAAGCGATTGCGGAGGCAAGAGGAAAGGCACAGGCTGATACGCTTAGAAAAACCCGTGAGGAAACTCCTGCTAAACTGGTTGTTGATAACAAGCCCGGATTTCAGGTAGAAACGGCTTTAAAAATGTCCGCAGAAATGAAACTGGGAGATATTTTCCTTTGTGAAGCGGGAGATCAGATCCCAATGGATGGAGAAATTATTGAAGGATTGGCAACCATTGATGAGTCAGCTATTACAGGAGAAAGCGCTCCGGTGATCCGTGAAGCAGGGGGAGACAAAAGCTCAGTAACAGGAGGAACTAAAGTACTTTCAGACAGAATCAAGGTAAAAGTAACTACTAAACCGGGAGAATCCTTTTTAGATAAAATGATTGCCCTTGTAGAAGGGGCATCAAGACAGAAAACACCTAACGAAATCGCATTAACCATATTATTAGCGGGGTTTACCCTTACTTTTATTATTGTAACCCTAACCTTAAAGCCTTTTGCAGACTACGCGCAGACTCCAATTACTATTGCAGCATTTATCTCACTTTTCGTCTGTCTTATTCCAACAACCATTGGAGGTCTGCTTTCTGCAATTGGGATTGCCGGAATGGATAGAGCATTAAGAGCGAATGTCATCACAAAAAGTGGAAAAGCAGTGGAAACTGCGGGTGATATTGACGTTTTATTGCTTGATAAAACAGGAACAATTACTATCGGGAACCGTAAGGCTACTCAATTTCATCCTACAAACGGAATTAAAATTGAAGATTTTATCAAAGCTTCTGCATTGAGTTCTGTAGCAGATGAAACTCCGGAAGGTAAATCTATTATTGAACTGAGTGCTCTTAAATCTGAAGATTTACTGGTACCTAATCCGACATATATCGATTTTACGGCTGAAACCAGAACTTCAGGGATCGATTTTGAAGAAACAAGGATCAGAAAAGGGGCTTACGATACTATAAAAAAACTGACTGAAAAAGCCGGGAATCTTTTCCCACAGGAAACCCAGGATGCCGTAACCAAAATTTCTGAAAACGGAGGAACACCTTTGGTTGTATCCGTTAATGAAAAAGTATGGGGCGTTATTGAACTTCAGGATATTATTAAAACAGGTATCCAGGAACGTTTCCAAAGACTGAGAAAAATGGGTGTGAAAACGGTAATGGTAACGGGAGATAACCCTTTAACGGCAAAATTTATTGCAGAAAAAGCAGGAGTAGATGATTTTATTGCCGAAGCCAAACCGGAAGATAAAATGAATTACATCAAAAAGGAACAGCAGGAAGGAAAGCTGGTAGCGATGATGGGAGATGGAACGAATGATGCTCCGGCACTGGCTCAGGCTGATGTAGGGGTTGCGATGAATAGTGGAACTCAGGCAGCGAAAGAAGCAGGAAATATGGTAGACCTTGATAATGATCCTACCAAACTGATTGAGATCGTAGAGATTGGAAAACAGTTGCTGATGACCCGTGGAACGTTGACAACCTTCAGTATTGCGAATGATGTTGCAAAATATTTTGCCATTATTCCGGCTCTGTTTATCACCTTTATTCCATCGCTTCAGAAATTGAATATCATGAATCTTCACAGCCCGGAAACAGCCATTTTATCAGCGGTAATTTTCAATGCGGTGATTATTCCCTTCCTGATTCCATTAGCTTTAAAAGGGGTTGCGTATAAGCCTATTGGAGCCAGTGCATTATTGAGAAGGAATCTTTTGATCTATGGTTTGGGAGGGGTTATTGTCCCTTTCATCGGAATCAAAATTATTGATGTATTGATTAGTCTATTCTATTAA
- the kdpA gene encoding potassium-transporting ATPase subunit KdpA codes for MNTEILGIIAMFAITLVIGIFLGKYIANVYGYKKTFLDPVFQPIEKLIYKISGINPNRQMNWKQNMYAMLAINLVWFIIGFILLMTQSWLPLNPDGNPNMSPDLAFNTTISFLVNCNLQHYSGETGVSYLSQLYLMFLQFVTAATGMAAMAVLFKAFKEKTATELGNFYDYFTKSMIRILLPISVLVALILSINGSPMTFEGKDHITTLEGQKIEVSRGPVAAFVAIKHLGTNGGGFFGANSAHPLENPNYITNMTEMVTQMIIPFALVFALGFYLKKRKLSWVIFTVMTVGFLALTIPNIVNETGGNPLITKMGADSSLGAMEGKEIRFGSAASGYWSIATTVISTGSVNSMHDSTMPLSGMNELLAMMINCFYGGCGVGILNYFIFIILAVFISGLMVGRTPEFMGKKIEAKEMKIAMIVALFHPFLILVGTALTAYLPEFGAKTLNNPGFHGFSEMLYEFTSSSANNGSGFEGLGDNTPWWNISTGIVLLLSRFIPIIGPIAIAGLLAQKKFIPESSGTLKTDTATFGFMTLAVILLIAALSFFPALTLGPIAEQIQYFSK; via the coding sequence ATGAATACAGAAATTTTAGGCATTATAGCCATGTTTGCTATCACATTAGTTATCGGGATATTTTTAGGTAAATACATCGCTAATGTATATGGATACAAGAAAACCTTTTTAGATCCGGTTTTTCAGCCGATTGAAAAGTTAATTTATAAAATATCGGGAATTAATCCCAACCGCCAGATGAACTGGAAGCAGAATATGTATGCGATGCTGGCGATTAACCTGGTTTGGTTTATTATAGGATTTATACTTCTGATGACTCAGTCCTGGTTACCTTTAAATCCTGATGGAAACCCGAATATGTCACCAGATCTGGCTTTTAATACAACCATTTCATTTTTAGTCAACTGTAATTTACAGCACTATTCGGGAGAAACAGGCGTAAGCTACTTAAGTCAGCTTTATCTAATGTTTTTACAGTTTGTAACGGCTGCAACAGGAATGGCTGCAATGGCTGTTCTTTTCAAAGCCTTTAAAGAAAAAACGGCTACAGAATTAGGTAATTTCTATGATTATTTTACCAAATCAATGATTAGAATTTTACTTCCGATCAGTGTATTGGTTGCTTTAATTCTTTCTATCAATGGAAGTCCGATGACTTTTGAAGGAAAAGATCATATTACAACTCTCGAAGGACAGAAAATAGAGGTTTCCAGAGGACCTGTAGCTGCTTTTGTTGCCATTAAACATTTGGGAACCAATGGGGGTGGTTTCTTTGGAGCCAATTCAGCCCATCCGCTTGAAAATCCTAATTATATAACGAATATGACGGAGATGGTCACTCAGATGATTATTCCTTTTGCATTGGTTTTTGCGTTAGGTTTCTATTTAAAGAAAAGAAAACTATCATGGGTAATATTTACCGTAATGACCGTTGGATTCTTAGCCCTTACCATACCCAATATTGTTAATGAAACAGGAGGAAATCCTTTGATTACAAAAATGGGTGCTGACAGCAGCCTTGGAGCGATGGAAGGAAAAGAAATCCGTTTTGGAAGCGCTGCATCAGGGTATTGGAGTATTGCTACTACGGTAATTTCTACAGGTTCTGTAAATTCTATGCATGACAGTACGATGCCTCTTTCAGGGATGAATGAACTTCTTGCAATGATGATTAACTGTTTCTACGGTGGCTGTGGGGTAGGAATTCTGAACTACTTTATCTTTATCATTCTCGCTGTATTTATCAGTGGTCTGATGGTAGGGAGAACCCCGGAATTTATGGGAAAAAAGATTGAAGCTAAAGAAATGAAAATTGCGATGATCGTAGCTTTATTCCATCCATTCTTAATCCTTGTAGGAACGGCTTTAACAGCTTATCTGCCGGAATTTGGGGCTAAAACATTGAATAACCCTGGCTTCCATGGTTTCAGTGAAATGCTGTATGAATTTACTTCTTCTTCAGCCAATAACGGATCAGGATTCGAAGGGTTGGGAGATAATACCCCTTGGTGGAATATTTCAACAGGAATAGTACTGCTGTTATCCAGATTTATCCCAATTATAGGGCCGATAGCGATTGCAGGATTACTGGCTCAGAAAAAATTTATTCCGGAAAGTTCAGGAACCTTGAAGACAGATACCGCAACATTCGGTTTTATGACGCTGGCGGTTATTCTGCTAATTGCAGCATTATCATTCTTCCCTGCATTAACTCTTGGGCCTATTGCAGAACAGATACAATATTTCTCTAAATAA
- a CDS encoding sigma-54-dependent transcriptional regulator has product MSGNILIIDDEIKLLKLLGMILSQENFNVKEASTARSAMTMLEQYDFDVVLSDVRLPDAFGVDLVKSIKTKYPHLEIILMTAFGNITDAVQAMKNGAYDYLVKGDDNEKIIPLVYKALEKVKDNKTRIVQPSALGKGFAQIIGTSPLILHAKKLAEKVALTDAAVLLTGETGTGKEVFANAIHEGSERKKNTFVAINCSAFSKEILESELFGHKQGAFTGAIKDKKGLIEEANGGTLFLDEIGEMPIELQAKLLRVLETGEFIKMGETKVSKSDFRLIAATNRNLEEEIRQGNFREDLYFRLNVFEITLPALRERKEDLKMLAKNFVDLFSNKLHLASVQVLPEYYKALEKNDWKGNIRELRNAVERSLILMNDNILDAESLPHYSEKTVPESDSLSMRSLEKIHIQKVLQYTKGNKAEAARLLEIGIATLYRKLDEYGLK; this is encoded by the coding sequence ATGTCAGGAAACATTCTGATTATCGATGATGAGATCAAGCTCCTTAAGTTATTAGGAATGATCCTTTCCCAAGAGAATTTTAACGTAAAAGAAGCTTCAACAGCCCGTTCTGCGATGACGATGCTGGAGCAGTATGATTTTGATGTTGTATTAAGTGACGTGAGACTCCCTGATGCATTCGGAGTAGATCTTGTAAAGTCTATTAAAACCAAATATCCACATCTCGAAATTATTCTGATGACGGCATTCGGAAATATTACAGATGCGGTGCAGGCTATGAAAAATGGTGCTTATGATTATCTGGTGAAAGGTGATGATAATGAAAAGATTATTCCTTTGGTATACAAGGCCCTGGAAAAGGTAAAGGACAATAAAACAAGAATTGTTCAGCCATCTGCTTTGGGGAAAGGCTTTGCGCAGATTATTGGTACTTCTCCATTAATACTGCATGCTAAGAAATTGGCTGAAAAAGTAGCATTAACTGATGCCGCAGTACTTTTAACGGGGGAAACCGGAACGGGAAAGGAGGTTTTTGCAAATGCTATTCACGAAGGTAGTGAAAGGAAGAAAAATACTTTTGTTGCGATTAACTGTTCTGCTTTTAGTAAAGAAATTCTGGAAAGTGAACTTTTCGGTCATAAACAAGGAGCTTTTACAGGGGCAATAAAGGATAAGAAAGGATTAATAGAAGAAGCGAATGGCGGAACATTATTTCTTGATGAAATTGGCGAAATGCCCATAGAGCTTCAGGCAAAACTGCTTAGGGTTCTTGAAACCGGTGAGTTTATCAAAATGGGTGAAACCAAAGTTTCTAAATCTGATTTCAGGCTAATTGCTGCAACCAATAGAAATCTGGAAGAGGAAATAAGGCAGGGAAATTTCAGAGAAGATCTGTATTTCAGGCTTAATGTTTTTGAAATTACCCTTCCTGCTTTAAGGGAAAGAAAAGAGGATCTGAAAATGCTGGCGAAGAATTTTGTTGATTTATTTTCAAATAAACTACATCTGGCATCCGTCCAGGTTTTGCCTGAGTATTATAAAGCTCTTGAGAAAAATGACTGGAAAGGGAATATCAGAGAACTTAGAAATGCTGTAGAGCGCAGCTTGATCCTTATGAATGATAATATTCTGGATGCAGAAAGTCTTCCTCATTACTCAGAAAAAACTGTTCCGGAGAGTGATTCTTTAAGTATGAGGTCACTTGAAAAAATTCATATCCAAAAGGTATTGCAATACACGAAAGGGAATAAGGCAGAAGCGGCCAGACTCCTTGAAATAGGAATTGCTACGCTATATCGTAAACTCGACGAATACGGGCTGAAATAA